In Pelagicoccus enzymogenes, the following proteins share a genomic window:
- a CDS encoding YjhG/YagF family D-xylonate dehydratase, whose amino-acid sequence MPRKIDLSDIFPSSEPIERTRTSGQAPEGRLPVSAEQLRDSPSGDLFGLTQNAGMGWRASEIGRDPFLIVSTSGGLRDADGSPVALGYHTGHWEIDKLARAAAETFTANKALPFSATCSDPCDGRSQGTHGMFDSLPYRNDAAITMRRLIRSLPRRKGVLGIATCDKGLPATMLALAGCSELPGVIVPGGVTLPAEGAEDAGKVQTIGARFVHGTISYDYAVEMGCKACGSPGGGCQFLGTAATSQVVAEALGISLPHSALCPSGEPVWIDLAKRSALALLQLAESATPLAEILTDKSVENAMVTHAAFGGSTNLLLHIPAIAHAAGLRQPAVEDWTRVNRSTPRLVDALPNGPRNHPTVQVFMAGGVPEVMLHLREMGLLHLDVLTVSGRTLGENLNWWEKSETRAAAKERLRQLDGIKASDVIFGPKTARANGYSSALVFPTGNIAPDGSVIKATAIDPSLIDDNNVYQHTGKARVFARESDAIRAIKGGESGGIEQGDVIVLAGCGPAGTGMEETYQLTSALKHLPWGKHIPILTDARFSGVSTGACIGHVGPEALAGGPVGKLLDGDIVQIRVDRDQLTGSIHFIGTDPHSLLTPEEGAAVLANRETNPIFAPHPHLPADTKLWAALQSASGGTWSGSVYDVDKIIETLESGKKALQRKSDA is encoded by the coding sequence ATGCCCCGAAAAATAGATCTCTCGGACATTTTCCCCAGCTCCGAGCCCATTGAGAGGACACGCACTTCCGGCCAGGCGCCGGAAGGTCGCTTGCCTGTATCCGCGGAACAACTTCGCGACTCGCCTAGCGGAGACCTGTTTGGCCTGACGCAAAACGCCGGGATGGGTTGGCGAGCCTCGGAAATCGGAAGGGACCCCTTCCTTATCGTCAGTACCTCGGGCGGGCTGCGCGACGCGGACGGATCCCCTGTCGCCCTCGGCTACCACACTGGGCATTGGGAGATCGACAAGCTCGCCCGAGCCGCTGCTGAGACCTTCACCGCAAACAAGGCTCTACCCTTCTCCGCTACCTGCAGCGATCCTTGCGACGGACGCTCGCAAGGGACGCATGGCATGTTCGACAGCCTGCCCTACCGCAACGACGCGGCCATCACCATGCGGCGGCTCATCCGCTCCTTGCCCAGGCGCAAAGGCGTGCTTGGGATCGCCACCTGCGACAAGGGCCTGCCTGCCACCATGCTAGCTCTCGCGGGCTGTAGCGAACTGCCGGGAGTGATCGTACCCGGCGGCGTCACCTTGCCAGCTGAGGGGGCGGAAGACGCCGGAAAAGTGCAAACCATCGGAGCCCGATTCGTGCACGGCACCATATCCTACGACTATGCGGTGGAAATGGGTTGCAAAGCCTGCGGTTCGCCGGGCGGCGGCTGCCAGTTCCTCGGCACTGCAGCCACCTCGCAAGTGGTTGCCGAAGCGCTCGGAATCAGTCTTCCCCATAGTGCCCTCTGTCCATCGGGAGAACCCGTTTGGATCGATCTCGCCAAGCGCTCGGCCCTCGCCCTCCTTCAGCTCGCCGAATCGGCAACGCCCCTCGCGGAGATCCTCACAGACAAATCCGTCGAAAACGCTATGGTAACGCACGCGGCATTCGGCGGATCCACCAACCTGTTGCTCCACATCCCCGCCATCGCCCACGCTGCGGGGCTACGTCAGCCTGCAGTTGAAGATTGGACACGGGTCAACCGGTCGACGCCCCGACTCGTGGACGCCCTCCCAAATGGACCTCGCAACCATCCCACCGTGCAGGTCTTCATGGCGGGTGGAGTCCCGGAAGTCATGCTTCACCTGAGAGAGATGGGGCTCCTGCATCTTGACGTCTTGACCGTATCCGGCCGTACGCTGGGCGAAAATCTCAACTGGTGGGAGAAAAGCGAAACTCGAGCCGCTGCCAAGGAGCGGCTGCGACAGCTCGACGGGATCAAGGCTTCCGACGTCATTTTCGGCCCGAAAACAGCTCGGGCAAATGGATATAGCTCCGCTCTCGTCTTTCCTACCGGCAACATTGCCCCTGACGGTTCTGTCATCAAAGCGACAGCCATCGACCCTAGCTTGATCGACGACAACAACGTTTACCAGCACACCGGAAAGGCCCGCGTCTTCGCTCGCGAATCAGACGCGATTCGAGCCATCAAGGGGGGAGAGTCCGGAGGCATCGAGCAGGGCGACGTCATCGTACTGGCTGGTTGCGGGCCAGCCGGCACCGGCATGGAAGAAACCTACCAGCTTACTTCCGCGCTCAAGCACCTGCCATGGGGCAAGCATATCCCGATCCTCACCGATGCCCGTTTCTCGGGCGTATCCACCGGGGCCTGTATTGGTCACGTCGGTCCGGAAGCGCTCGCAGGCGGTCCAGTCGGAAAGCTGCTCGACGGCGACATCGTTCAAATCCGAGTCGATCGCGACCAGCTCACAGGCAGTATCCACTTTATCGGTACTGATCCGCATTCGTTGCTCACACCCGAGGAAGGCGCAGCCGTATTGGCGAACCGCGAGACAAACCCCATCTTTGCTCCGCACCCCCATCTGCCGGCCGACACCAAGCTATGGGCCGCGCTGCAGTCGGCCAGCGGGGGCACTTGGTCTGGCAGCGTCTACGATGTCGACAAGATCATCGAAACCCTTGAATCGGGAAAAAAGGCGCTGCAGCGGAAAAGCGACGCTTGA
- a CDS encoding Dabb family protein — translation MKKVALTLISLACLAFGAITLNAAHHEKHDAITPGTVIHVVTVSWKADATDEGIQAALDGVVTLAKEYDGIERVWIKTIKAQGNRSHAFVMEFKNPQALKDYAGSAAQKKWYEVYYPVREGSTTFDITN, via the coding sequence ATGAAAAAAGTTGCACTCACACTCATCAGTCTCGCTTGCCTTGCTTTCGGAGCAATCACCCTCAACGCCGCCCATCACGAAAAGCACGACGCCATCACCCCCGGCACCGTGATCCACGTGGTAACGGTTTCCTGGAAGGCTGACGCTACCGACGAGGGAATCCAAGCGGCTCTCGATGGCGTTGTCACCCTCGCCAAGGAATACGACGGGATCGAGCGCGTCTGGATCAAGACCATCAAAGCTCAAGGCAACCGCAGCCACGCCTTCGTGATGGAGTTCAAGAATCCGCAAGCCCTCAAGGACTACGCGGGCAGCGCCGCCCAGAAAAAGTGGTACGAAGTCTACTATCCAGTGCGCGAAGGCAGCACCACCTTCGACATCACCAACTAA
- a CDS encoding MBL fold metallo-hydrolase RNA specificity domain-containing protein: MNATQSTLRFLGAAGTVTGSRHLLETREKRILVDCGLFQGPKQNRLKNWDPFPVDPRSIDCVLLTHAHVDHIGYLPRLVKDGYRGPIYATHPTVELARILLADTAHLQEEEAKFANKKGYSKHNPALPLFNQRDAERAADLLYGVSFGDEFSPIEGIAGKYRDVGHILGSGFLSLKAMDREDGTKKLLFSGDIGRPADTILRPPSQPYNVDYLVMESTYGNRLHSHQDIKSELAEALEKAFSRNAPVMIPSFAVGRSQSLLFLIRELESEGAIPSVPIYLDSPMALKALETHQNHLRDLNLSCRAKALSGIDIFRPQKLHLIANQRDSKALCKTTDRCIIIAGSGMVAGGRILHHLRQNLPNPLATVLFVGYQAEGTRGRALRDGKKSIRMFGQDVQVRAHIDAIDGFSGHADYLEMLAWLMAFNKPVKRVYLTHGEPEAANALQARIREEFNWPVTVAEENTPYTIDF; the protein is encoded by the coding sequence ATGAATGCGACACAGTCCACCCTTCGTTTCCTCGGCGCCGCTGGAACAGTCACCGGATCTCGACACCTCCTGGAAACGCGAGAAAAGCGGATTCTCGTGGACTGCGGCCTGTTTCAAGGCCCCAAGCAAAACCGCTTGAAGAACTGGGATCCGTTCCCCGTAGATCCGCGTTCCATAGACTGCGTGCTGCTGACCCATGCCCACGTAGACCACATCGGCTACTTGCCTCGCCTCGTGAAAGACGGATACCGAGGTCCCATCTACGCTACGCATCCCACTGTGGAGCTCGCTCGTATCCTTTTAGCCGATACGGCCCATCTCCAGGAAGAAGAGGCCAAATTCGCCAACAAGAAAGGCTACTCCAAACACAATCCAGCGCTTCCCCTCTTCAACCAGCGAGACGCGGAAAGAGCCGCAGACCTGCTCTACGGCGTTTCGTTCGGCGACGAGTTTTCCCCAATCGAGGGCATTGCCGGCAAATACCGGGACGTCGGGCACATCCTTGGGTCCGGATTCCTGAGCCTTAAGGCCATGGACCGCGAGGACGGGACCAAGAAGCTGCTTTTCTCCGGCGACATCGGTCGGCCCGCTGACACGATCCTCAGGCCGCCCTCCCAGCCCTACAACGTCGACTACCTAGTCATGGAGTCCACCTACGGAAACCGCCTGCACTCGCATCAAGACATCAAGTCGGAACTTGCCGAGGCACTGGAAAAGGCCTTCAGCCGCAACGCGCCTGTCATGATTCCCTCCTTCGCGGTCGGCCGCTCCCAAAGCCTGCTGTTTCTCATCCGCGAACTGGAATCTGAAGGAGCAATCCCTTCCGTTCCCATCTACCTCGATTCCCCGATGGCCCTGAAAGCTCTCGAAACCCACCAGAACCATTTGCGCGACTTAAACCTCAGCTGCCGGGCCAAGGCCTTGTCCGGGATCGATATCTTTCGCCCCCAAAAGCTTCATCTCATCGCCAACCAACGTGACTCGAAAGCCCTCTGCAAAACCACGGATCGCTGCATCATTATCGCCGGAAGCGGAATGGTCGCCGGCGGACGCATCTTGCACCACCTCCGCCAAAACCTTCCCAATCCGCTCGCGACCGTCCTCTTCGTTGGCTACCAGGCGGAGGGCACTCGCGGCAGAGCCCTGCGAGACGGGAAGAAAAGCATCCGCATGTTCGGCCAAGATGTCCAGGTGAGGGCCCATATCGACGCGATCGACGGCTTCTCCGGACACGCCGACTACTTGGAAATGCTGGCTTGGCTCATGGCCTTCAACAAGCCGGTCAAGCGAGTCTACTTAACCCACGGCGAACCCGAGGCAGCAAACGCCCTGCAAGCTCGCATCCGGGAGGAGTTCAACTGGCCCGTAACCGTGGCTGAAGAGAACACACCCTACACCATCGACTTTTGA
- a CDS encoding rhomboid family intramembrane serine protease, with amino-acid sequence MEEETEDEKLAIIGSYASARMAHEAGLSVLACGQPYWVRIVEGRYLLVVLGEDARRLKREVDETEAKNRFWPPRGLDLSAPSTAKWPTAGLVGLLVVMFALQNEFPALADAGLNSREGLIAGEWWRVLTAVSLHADVGHLAGNLMGLSLFAYLSCRYMGSGLAWTLVLLSAGLANLSNALLRASESFSSLGASTAVFAALGLLAGYPVGSYLRARVEIQTRDWLVPFFGGCVAFAWMGGGEFPTDVAGHVWSFGYGSLFGAAAAWSGLSKRLGKVAQGGLLALVGLGLLLSWLLALGTI; translated from the coding sequence ATGGAAGAGGAGACAGAAGACGAGAAACTGGCGATAATCGGCAGCTACGCTTCGGCGAGAATGGCCCACGAGGCGGGGCTTTCCGTTTTGGCTTGCGGACAGCCGTATTGGGTGAGGATCGTGGAAGGCCGCTACTTGCTGGTGGTTTTGGGGGAGGACGCCCGGCGGCTCAAGCGGGAGGTGGACGAAACGGAGGCGAAAAACCGGTTTTGGCCCCCGCGCGGGCTCGACCTTTCGGCGCCGTCTACGGCGAAATGGCCTACGGCGGGCTTGGTGGGATTGCTGGTTGTTATGTTCGCTTTGCAGAACGAATTTCCCGCATTGGCGGATGCCGGGCTGAACAGTCGCGAGGGCTTGATCGCTGGCGAGTGGTGGAGGGTCTTGACGGCTGTAAGCTTGCACGCGGACGTAGGGCATCTCGCCGGCAACTTGATGGGGCTTTCGCTCTTCGCGTATCTTTCCTGTCGATACATGGGAAGTGGCTTGGCTTGGACTCTGGTCTTGCTCAGCGCTGGCCTTGCGAATCTCAGCAACGCTTTGTTGAGAGCGAGCGAATCCTTCTCCTCCCTTGGCGCCTCCACCGCTGTGTTCGCGGCCTTAGGCTTGCTCGCTGGCTACCCGGTGGGCAGCTACCTGAGAGCTCGCGTGGAGATTCAGACTCGCGATTGGTTGGTTCCGTTCTTTGGCGGGTGCGTGGCCTTCGCTTGGATGGGCGGAGGGGAGTTCCCTACCGATGTCGCGGGGCATGTTTGGTCCTTTGGATACGGCTCCCTATTTGGAGCGGCGGCGGCGTGGAGCGGATTGTCCAAGCGACTGGGCAAAGTTGCCCAAGGAGGCTTGCTGGCGCTTGTCGGCCTTGGCCTGCTGCTTAGCTGGCTGCTCGCTTTGGGGACGATTTAG
- a CDS encoding CvfB family protein: MAELGKRNTLSILNESPHGLYLDGEELGDILLPNAFVPKRLTPSQKLSVFVYLDSEDRIVATTEEPLAEVDEFAALKVVEVHEKVGAFLDWGLSKDLLLPYREQKGRVQVGDTRVVRIYVDDASGRIVASEKHARFLSKYRATYKPQEQVDLIVVGETPLGYKAIINSSHIGLLYDNELSEPLSVGQRFKGYVNKVRPDGNIDLRRDLSGYTRVAPLAEQILDTIKAKGGSLDLDDRSSPEAIREAFDVSKKAFKQALGNLYKQRLIEFVPGGVKLTEK; the protein is encoded by the coding sequence ATGGCAGAACTCGGCAAACGGAATACATTGTCCATCCTCAACGAATCCCCTCACGGCCTCTATCTCGACGGCGAGGAGCTCGGCGATATCCTCCTGCCCAACGCCTTCGTTCCAAAGCGCCTTACGCCCAGCCAGAAGCTTTCCGTTTTCGTCTACCTCGACTCGGAAGACCGCATCGTGGCGACGACTGAAGAACCGCTGGCTGAAGTAGACGAATTTGCAGCCCTCAAAGTCGTCGAAGTCCACGAAAAGGTAGGCGCCTTTTTGGATTGGGGGCTGAGCAAGGACCTGCTCCTGCCCTACCGCGAACAAAAGGGCCGGGTGCAAGTCGGCGATACGCGAGTGGTTCGCATCTATGTCGACGACGCGAGCGGCCGCATCGTCGCCAGCGAAAAGCACGCCCGCTTCCTCAGCAAGTACCGGGCAACCTACAAGCCCCAGGAGCAAGTGGACTTGATCGTGGTCGGCGAGACGCCGCTCGGCTACAAGGCCATCATCAACAGCTCCCACATCGGCTTGCTGTACGACAACGAACTGTCGGAACCCCTCTCCGTAGGCCAACGCTTCAAGGGCTACGTCAACAAAGTCCGCCCCGATGGAAACATCGACTTGCGCCGCGACCTCTCCGGCTACACTCGAGTCGCCCCCCTCGCCGAACAAATTCTCGATACGATAAAAGCCAAGGGCGGCAGCCTGGATCTCGACGATCGCTCCTCCCCGGAAGCCATCCGAGAGGCTTTCGACGTCAGCAAGAAAGCGTTCAAGCAAGCTCTCGGAAACCTTTATAAGCAACGCCTCATCGAATTCGTTCCCGGCGGCGTAAAGCTCACCGAAAAGTAA
- a CDS encoding SDR family oxidoreductase, which yields MSSAPSIVLVTGCSSGIGYELIKLFEQGHYRIVATALPSSVQELLSRPVAQSEKVSVEPLDVADYAGSTALVRKVEREIGPVDILVNNAGISYRSTVEDMTIEDEQKQLQVNYLGAMHLVRECLPSMRRRRSGRIVNISSVGGMMAMPTMASYSASKFALEGASESLWYELKPWGIHVSLVRPGFINSLAFTKVLFSKKKASGESSQEYDRHYENMKAFVEKIMTRTPCTSTDVARRIYKVCQMKRPPLRAAGTPDAILFYFLRRILPRFLYHKLLYRTLPGVKEWGPNSKA from the coding sequence TTGAGTTCCGCTCCCTCCATCGTCCTCGTCACCGGTTGCAGCTCCGGCATCGGCTATGAATTGATCAAGCTCTTCGAGCAGGGTCATTACCGCATCGTCGCGACTGCTTTGCCGTCGTCCGTGCAAGAGCTCCTCTCGCGTCCAGTCGCCCAGAGCGAAAAGGTATCGGTGGAGCCTCTGGACGTCGCGGACTACGCCGGCAGCACAGCTCTGGTTCGGAAGGTAGAAAGAGAGATCGGCCCGGTCGACATCCTCGTCAACAATGCCGGCATCTCGTATCGCTCCACCGTCGAGGACATGACGATCGAGGACGAGCAGAAGCAACTGCAAGTAAACTATCTCGGAGCCATGCACCTCGTACGCGAGTGCCTGCCCAGCATGCGGCGGCGGCGCAGCGGACGGATTGTGAATATCTCTTCGGTAGGCGGCATGATGGCCATGCCCACCATGGCGTCGTATTCAGCTTCCAAGTTCGCCTTGGAGGGAGCCAGCGAATCGCTCTGGTACGAGCTCAAGCCCTGGGGCATCCATGTCAGCCTAGTGCGCCCGGGCTTCATAAATTCGCTGGCCTTCACCAAGGTTCTCTTCTCGAAAAAGAAAGCGTCCGGAGAATCGTCGCAGGAATACGACCGCCACTACGAAAACATGAAGGCCTTCGTGGAAAAGATAATGACCCGTACCCCATGCACCTCCACGGACGTGGCCAGACGCATTTACAAGGTTTGCCAAATGAAGCGCCCTCCCCTTCGAGCTGCCGGCACTCCCGACGCCATCCTGTTCTACTTCTTGAGGCGCATCCTGCCCCGCTTCCTGTACCACAAGCTGCTTTACCGAACGCTGCCCGGCGTCAAGGAGTGGGGTCCCAACAGCAAGGCCTAA
- a CDS encoding DoxX family protein: protein MSKDFSDLVFRILFSLIFIGLGGEHLVSDDLIQKLMPEWVPSPRLVSIFCGLVLFVGGGMIAIGYRLKAAALILGTFLVAVTALVHAPALQGHFSPVACPEDQWMWDTLQRSNFVKNLCLLGVCAMLPFYSAGKWSLEAFLEARKH from the coding sequence ATGAGCAAAGACTTTTCCGACCTGGTATTCCGCATCCTTTTTAGCCTGATCTTCATCGGATTGGGCGGCGAACACCTTGTAAGCGACGATTTGATACAAAAACTGATGCCCGAGTGGGTCCCCAGTCCGCGGCTCGTATCCATTTTCTGCGGACTCGTTCTTTTCGTCGGAGGAGGCATGATCGCTATCGGCTACCGCTTGAAGGCGGCCGCGCTCATCCTAGGGACCTTCCTCGTGGCGGTGACAGCCCTGGTTCACGCTCCAGCCTTGCAAGGCCACTTTTCGCCCGTCGCCTGCCCGGAGGACCAATGGATGTGGGATACCCTCCAGCGGAGCAATTTCGTCAAGAACCTCTGCCTTCTGGGAGTCTGCGCGATGCTTCCGTTCTACAGTGCTGGAAAGTGGTCATTAGAGGCCTTTCTAGAGGCGAGAAAACACTAA
- a CDS encoding TorF family putative porin, with protein sequence MNTRILATLAAASGLVSAASMNAQELAYSVSYGIESEYVFRGVEIASESLQGSIEATYGDGYIGVWANEALDDFGSNASEFDFYAGWGYALNDAVTLDFGGTLYHYPDFKGDDTFEAYVGAAFDTALAPSLYVYHDFDLDAFTFEGSIGHSVDVTEVSRVDLGLTAGYVDFDNAGHYAYYGATADYVYTLSDNTDVAVGVRYSTNDKDLGFSPDGNLWGGLSFSHSF encoded by the coding sequence ATGAATACTAGAATCCTCGCTACTCTAGCGGCGGCTTCAGGCCTCGTGTCTGCTGCCAGCATGAATGCGCAAGAACTCGCTTACTCTGTAAGCTACGGCATCGAGTCCGAATACGTCTTCCGTGGCGTAGAAATCGCAAGCGAAAGCCTCCAAGGCAGCATCGAAGCCACTTATGGCGATGGCTACATCGGCGTATGGGCTAACGAAGCTCTCGACGACTTCGGAAGCAACGCCAGCGAATTCGACTTCTACGCAGGTTGGGGCTACGCCCTCAACGACGCGGTGACGCTCGACTTCGGAGGCACGCTCTACCACTACCCAGACTTCAAAGGTGACGACACTTTCGAAGCCTACGTGGGCGCCGCTTTCGATACGGCCCTCGCTCCTAGCCTCTACGTCTATCACGACTTCGACCTCGACGCTTTCACTTTCGAAGGCTCCATCGGTCACAGCGTAGACGTAACGGAAGTATCCCGCGTGGACTTGGGCCTCACAGCTGGCTACGTGGACTTCGACAACGCCGGCCACTACGCTTACTACGGTGCGACTGCTGACTACGTTTACACGCTCAGCGACAACACCGACGTAGCCGTAGGCGTACGCTACAGCACAAACGACAAGGATCTCGGCTTCTCTCCAGACGGCAACCTCTGGGGCGGCCTCTCCTTCTCGCACAGCTTCTAG
- a CDS encoding methyl-accepting chemotaxis protein, with protein MQLTLKQKLIGGFLIVASTGFVIGLVGLYGLKESRRAMTEISSEIYERGVFLVDATDLARSAQVNFKIQVQEWKNTLLRGNDRSQFDKYWTRFQEREKVVQENLKELRSLLEANGVPHATVVAAGKTHLGLGKSYREAIKSYDSENVLAHQVVDKLVKGIDRAPTQEIDAIVDMVRAFEAEAATGRIRQFEADASQLAWFTTGTMLLGSALAAALGIWLGGSISGQIRRITLSLREGAEVVDTAAREVSSYGQSLADSTNREAASIQEASASLEVLAENTGRNADSANAATNIANQTREAVNAGKQQMDQMEAAMTAIRDSSDGISQILKSIDEIAFQTNILALNAAVEAARAGDAGSGFAVVADEVRNLAQRSAKAAQETSVRIEDSIAKSQHGVELSSRVSHSLEDILAKAAELDELVANIAQSVSQNRDGVGQVNAAIREIENTYQSNAAITEESAASAQELSQQALSLNQAVSDLADLCGNVSAPARKAPATRSAPARRSAPSNGNAFDRPRVEEDSELTLWN; from the coding sequence ATGCAACTGACTCTAAAACAGAAACTGATTGGCGGTTTTTTAATCGTGGCCTCGACGGGCTTCGTAATTGGACTCGTGGGACTCTACGGATTGAAGGAGTCGCGCAGAGCCATGACGGAAATCAGCTCAGAAATTTACGAGCGAGGGGTGTTTCTGGTGGACGCTACCGATCTCGCTCGTTCAGCTCAGGTAAACTTCAAGATACAGGTGCAGGAGTGGAAGAATACCCTGCTTCGCGGCAACGACCGGTCCCAGTTCGACAAGTATTGGACGCGCTTTCAGGAGCGAGAGAAGGTTGTGCAGGAAAACTTGAAAGAGCTTCGCTCGTTGCTGGAGGCCAATGGAGTTCCTCATGCGACGGTTGTGGCGGCAGGAAAGACCCATCTCGGTCTCGGCAAGTCCTATCGCGAAGCGATCAAGAGCTATGATTCCGAAAACGTCCTCGCCCATCAGGTGGTCGACAAGCTCGTGAAGGGCATCGACCGGGCCCCGACGCAAGAGATCGACGCTATCGTGGACATGGTTCGCGCTTTCGAAGCGGAAGCGGCTACGGGACGCATTCGGCAGTTCGAAGCGGATGCCTCTCAGCTAGCATGGTTCACTACGGGAACCATGCTGCTAGGATCGGCTTTGGCGGCGGCTTTGGGAATCTGGCTCGGGGGATCTATATCCGGTCAAATCCGACGCATCACGCTCTCGCTGCGTGAAGGAGCCGAAGTGGTCGACACCGCCGCCCGCGAAGTCTCCAGCTATGGCCAGTCCTTGGCTGACTCCACTAACCGGGAGGCTGCGTCCATCCAGGAAGCGAGCGCCTCGCTGGAAGTCTTGGCTGAAAACACCGGTCGCAATGCAGACTCGGCGAACGCTGCGACGAATATCGCCAACCAAACCCGCGAGGCTGTGAACGCCGGCAAGCAGCAAATGGATCAGATGGAAGCGGCAATGACTGCGATTCGCGACTCCAGCGACGGAATCTCGCAAATTCTGAAGTCGATCGACGAGATCGCATTCCAGACGAACATCCTCGCCCTCAACGCGGCCGTTGAGGCGGCCCGCGCTGGCGATGCCGGGTCCGGCTTCGCGGTGGTCGCAGACGAAGTTCGCAACTTGGCCCAACGCAGCGCCAAAGCCGCCCAAGAAACGTCGGTGCGGATCGAAGACTCGATCGCGAAAAGCCAGCATGGAGTGGAGCTCAGCTCTCGTGTCTCCCACAGTCTCGAGGATATTTTAGCCAAGGCGGCGGAGCTGGATGAGCTCGTGGCGAACATTGCCCAGTCGGTTTCGCAAAACCGCGACGGCGTAGGGCAGGTCAACGCTGCCATTCGGGAAATCGAAAACACTTACCAGTCCAACGCGGCGATCACGGAGGAAAGCGCTGCCTCAGCCCAGGAGTTGAGCCAGCAAGCTCTGTCCTTGAACCAGGCGGTCAGCGACCTCGCGGATCTCTGCGGAAACGTCTCCGCCCCCGCTCGCAAGGCGCCAGCCACCCGCTCCGCGCCAGCGCGCCGCTCCGCACCCAGCAATGGGAACGCTTTCGATCGGCCACGCGTGGAGGAGGACTCCGAACTGACGCTTTGGAACTAA
- the rdgB gene encoding RdgB/HAM1 family non-canonical purine NTP pyrophosphatase yields the protein MKLYLATGNAHKIEELRAMLAAAGLAVEVFGPSEVGGMPEVVEDQDSFAGNALKKARALAALLPTGAYALADDSGLCVDALDGAPGVYSARYAGEDATDDDNTNKLLHILSALGDVDRSAGFQCHLALVSKGGDEQVFEGECRGRIIERKMGAGGFGYDPVFVPDGFSESFAQLTRAQKAGLSHRGKAMAKLIGWLEGELA from the coding sequence ATGAAACTGTATTTAGCAACGGGTAACGCCCACAAGATCGAGGAGCTGCGGGCGATGTTGGCCGCGGCAGGCCTCGCGGTAGAAGTGTTTGGCCCTTCGGAAGTCGGAGGCATGCCTGAGGTCGTGGAGGATCAGGATAGCTTTGCGGGGAACGCGTTGAAGAAGGCTCGGGCTCTCGCTGCTCTCTTGCCTACCGGCGCCTACGCCTTGGCGGACGACAGCGGCTTGTGCGTCGATGCCTTGGACGGGGCTCCGGGAGTCTACTCGGCGCGATACGCGGGAGAGGACGCCACCGACGATGACAATACCAACAAGCTGCTGCATATTTTGTCTGCCTTGGGCGATGTCGATCGTTCCGCGGGATTTCAATGTCACCTCGCCCTCGTATCCAAGGGCGGCGACGAGCAAGTGTTCGAAGGCGAATGCCGCGGCAGGATCATCGAGCGCAAAATGGGGGCGGGCGGTTTCGGCTACGATCCCGTTTTCGTGCCGGACGGCTTCAGCGAGAGTTTCGCGCAGTTGACGCGAGCCCAGAAAGCGGGGCTTAGCCATCGGGGCAAGGCCATGGCGAAATTGATCGGCTGGTTGGAAGGCGAACTGGCTTAA